Within Triticum dicoccoides isolate Atlit2015 ecotype Zavitan chromosome 1B, WEW_v2.0, whole genome shotgun sequence, the genomic segment gaattttttatgcctgtttcaaaatgcggtcaaaacggcgggattgaccgttcctagctagtggttgaatcttggaaaacttttgatgtttctctgatgaaatagatacttatgtacctataaatgatttttggaaaaaataaagagcaaactatgaggcagccgcagttcaaatttgacccgcttccaactgaatcggcggaaatttttctttttcaccagaggtggatcaaaactttttacacccaaccatttggtcaattatgcatgaaatatggcctagtattttagaaaaatggtttggtccaattttgcaacaattatttgagaggttcttcacaaaaaaacctccttttgggcactcaaaaattggaaaatggttttttcgtccaaagaaaatgaaaacttccttaggcaactttgtttgccattccaatatgcacccttgtgcacaatatgcaatcatttgaacaaaccatgccatgaatgtggccataagattgatcatttggctggaatgccattgatctccacatgtgatagctcgtttctgagaacacttttttaaaattattgtcgtattacaagtttgttatttttcctgggaacttggccgcatataatgacacaatgcgaaggttttccaatttttttattttttttgaattttttatgcccgtttcaaaatgcggtcaaaacggcgggcctgaccattcctagctagtggttgaatcttggaaaacttttgatgtttatctatttaaatagatacttatgtacctagaaatgatttttggaaaaaataaagagcaaactatgaggcagacgcagttcaaatttgacccgcttccagctgaatcggcggaaatttgtatttttcaccagtggtggatcaaaactttttacacccaaccatttggtcaattgagaattaaatatggcctagtattttagaaaaatgatttggtccaatgttgcaacaattatttgggaggtccttcacacaaaaacctccttttgggcactcgaaaaatggaaaatggatttttcgttcaaagaaaatgaaaacttccttagtcaacattgtttgccattccaatatgcacccttgtgcacaatatgagatcatttctttgaatttttcatGTGAAAAAGTAGAAAATGACCCCCCCCCTAAAAACTCATTTCACATAACAATTTTTAAAAGATATTTGTCTTATTCCAATTCCAATTTTGTTAGTTTTTCTAAAAACTATGTCAcatttggtgacacaatgagaatgTTTCTTTTTGAATTTCTCATATCATAAAATTGTTTCTATGATTCAACACCTTTTTTGGAAAAATATGGTTTAACACCTTATTTTTAGTCGATTGTGACCAATTTAGAAGGTCATAACGCATAATGGGTTCTGATTGGTCCTTGGACATGTCACGCGGATCGTGCTCAAACACCGTCGGATGCTCTTGGATCCGATGGCAGCCCTTTCTCCCTCACCCCCTCCCCCTTTTtgtctcaaaaaaagaaaaaagaaaactccctcaccctctcaccccacgaaccctagcgctccctctccctcacgcgctccctctcccctcgtctcccacatcgccgccgccaccccgctGATCCCACCCCTTCCTGATTCAGATCCGACCCCGCTGCCCGCGCCCGCGCTCCTCCTCGCCTCCCAGAGAACGTCCGCCGCTCTTCCTCCGCCCGTCCTGGAGGCCTCAGTCAGTGCCCTCCGCCGCAGGGCCGGCAGCGCCTACGCCCGTAGCTACCAGCCAACTACTTCGGCAACGCCATCGCGCGGGACCTCGTGACGGTGCGCGTGGGGGACATGCTGTCACAGCCGCTGGGGTTTGTGGCGGAGCGGATCAAGCGCGCGGTGGCGCGGGTGGACGACGCGTTCGTGTGCTCGGTCATCGACTACCTGGAGCTGGAGTCTATTGGTACCCCCTTCGTCTCAAGGTAGGAACTCCCCGATTCGACCCCCCTCTCTCTGGATTTGATTTGGTGCTGCTTGACGAACCTTCTATTGGTGCTACACGGCGCGTGGCCATGGCTGCCTGCCTTCAGTCCCTGGCCATGGGGCTTCTCCAGCCGGCGCGTCCTCTCAGCGAGCAGATCTTGCACCTCACGCCGATGGTCTCCGTCGTCCTGGCGGAGGACTGCTACCTTCAGGGCCACTATGGGTTTCTGAGTGTGCCTATGGACCTCGTACCAACAAGGTATTTTCACTTCGTTTCCTCTTATGAATGGTGCAGATCCGGTTCGTCCTAGTTGTTGGGGAAGTAACCTGAACGGTTCTGCTGTAGGTCACCGTCTTTGGGCGAGGTGCTTCGCGAGGCTGGAAGAGGTTTTCTGCATCTGTATTTCCCGACGAGATCTGCTTGGCCTTGCCATGTATCTTTGATGAGGTGAGCCCTCTGCCATTTGCACCATAGGAAAATTAGCTAGCTATGAATGATTGGAGTGCTGCCTAGATATAGTGACATGTAGAATTTGTTGGACTGAGACCCATGGGCAAGGCACGCGCTATAGATAGGAACGGTCGTATATGGCTATTTGATAGGCCCCCTTGATCTGGTGACCTGCCATGTGGAAGACATGCATTGTTTGATAGCAACAATTTCCTCATAGTAGGTTTTGGATTGGCAACTATTTATTTATCATAATGCACCCAACAGTCATATATATTATTGGTGCTGAATTGGCTAACTATAAGCCACTGTTTGATAGAAGAACATCTCTGTTCTTCTAATGGTTCTCACTATGTTTGGTAAGAGACTCTGCTTTAGGAAAGTCTCACAGTACAGTACTACTAGTAGATAAGATActccttaaactttggatcaagtaaACTGTCATATATTTTATGCTCCTCAAACTTCACAGTATAGTACTACATTGTTATGCTCCTCAAACTTCACTGTACAGCACTACATTGTTATGCTCCTGTTATCTCAACTCTTATAGTATTATGAATCAAGTAAACTAAAAGCACCACCCTGTTCTGTCTGTGCAGACTGACCTCCGCTTCCAGAGCCATGCAGTGCTGGCCCTTCAGGAGGCTGCAGAGGCCTACCTGGTGGGTCTCTTCGAGGACACCAACGTGTGCGCCATCCATGCCAAGCACGTGACCATCATGCCTAAGGACATTCAGTTGGCTAGGAGGATCCGTGGCGAGAGGGCTTAAGGTGCTTACTTTGCCTGTGGGAATGGCTCTGGCGGGCATCTGTGTCTGCTTTTGCTGATGAACATTTATCATGTGTCGCGAACTACTAATACTGGTCATGTGTAGTAATATGTCAGTGTCGTACACTGTGCCATACTATGTTCGTAGAGCTGGATCATTTGTTTGTTGGTCGTCCTAAATCATCCACCTGGTTGGTGCTTATCTGAACCTTACATTTTATGTTTGAGAATTAGTGATTGTGTGAACCATTATTATGTTCCTTGTGTCTCATTTATTTGTATCTCTGCCATGCAAGTTTGTGTTCACCGATAGTGTTTTTGATTCCTGTCAATCTGTGCTAGTAGCCTTCTTTGTTTAGCCAACCATAGACCTGAAGTTGTGCTACCCAAACGAGCTAGTCTTATAAGTTCGCTATGGAAATTAGAGTGCTCTGTAATATGTCTGGAGATTAGAAAATGTTCATGTAAATGAAACTGTTTGATAGAGATGTACTGTGAAGTTTGAGGATCACAGTACAGTACTACTAGTTGATAACAGGAGCATAACAATGTAGTGCTGTACTGTGAAAGTCTCATATATTTTCCTTTTGAAGTCTATAGTACATTCATGTTAATTACTTATGATGTGAATCCGATGTTCAATGTTGGTGCTGTCTGGAAGAGTAAAAGTAATAACCTTGCTAGTGGACATGTAAACCACAAAGCTGGTACTGTGAGTCTAAAACCTTTGGATTTATATATCGGTTACTGTAGTTTCAGATGCAATTTTTTTGATTGGTGGATTAGAATGATTGACACAACCATGTGATCCATTATCAGGTTGCGGATTGGTGCTGCTGGCCTCAACAGGGCACCTTGCACTACCCGTGTAAGTGCGTTTGAGAAGGCAGTGAGGTTGTTCGTGGAAAAGCCGACGGATAATGTAATCACTCCAGTGCTGGGTACTACCTTCAACTCGCTTGGATAAGCATACGATTTGTCTGTTCTATGTGTAGATAATGTGCTGAATGTTGTTCATGCAACTGTGTCTTGGCAGAAACAGTGAGGATCACAAGGTGAAGATGAGGTGCTGGTATGGTCATGGTAAGAGATCCTCCTCCACGCCTCATGGGATGCAATATCATGCTTGCTCTTGTGAAATCGATGATGATGCTCTGAATGTTATTTCTATTGCCATTGTGGATTAGCTTCTGCCCCTCAAATGCTATTGGCAAGTTGCATCCCTTGACTCCGTGGATGAGTAGAATTATCATGAGTAGTATACAACCTGAGATGTCTGATTGTATACAACCTGCACCTCAAAATTGATATGTTCCCTGTTGTGTCTTTGATTGAAAAGGATTCTTCATTATAAACTCTTCTATCTG encodes:
- the LOC119326876 gene encoding uncharacterized protein LOC119326876 isoform X1 translates to MAACLQSLAMGLLQPARPLSEQILHLTPMVSVVLAEDCYLQGHYGFLSVPMDLVPTRSPSLGEVLREAGRGFLHLYFPTRSAWPCHVSLMRLTSASRAMQCWPFRRLQRPTWWVSSRTPTCAPSMPST
- the LOC119326876 gene encoding uncharacterized protein LOC119326876 isoform X2, whose amino-acid sequence is MGLLQPARPLSEQILHLTPMVSVVLAEDCYLQGHYGFLSVPMDLVPTRSPSLGEVLREAGRGFLHLYFPTRSAWPCHVSLMRLTSASRAMQCWPFRRLQRPTWWVSSRTPTCAPSMPST